One Tenrec ecaudatus isolate mTenEca1 chromosome 12, mTenEca1.hap1, whole genome shotgun sequence DNA segment encodes these proteins:
- the LOC142423099 gene encoding hemoglobin subunit theta-1-like: MVLTENETAILRALWRKMGDHVGIYTTEALERVFAAFPSTKTYFPHFNLKPGSAQVKAHGKKVAAALTQAVAHLDNVPGALSALSDLHAHRLRVDPVNFQLLAHCLLVTLARHYPGDFSPTMHASLDKFLSHVNSVLVSKYR, encoded by the exons ATGGTGCTGACGGAGAACGAGACCGCCATCCTGCGCGCGCTGTGGAGGAAGATGGGCGACCACGTGGGCATCTACACGACGGAGGCCCTGGAGAG GGTTTTCGCTGCCTTCCCCTCCACCAAGACCTACTTCCCCCACTTCAACCTGAAGCCGGGCTCAGCTCAGGTCAAGGCCCACGGCAAAAAGGTGGCCGCGGCACTGACCCAAGCTGTCGCCCACCTGGACAACGTGCCCGGTGCATTGTCGGCGCTGAGTGACCTGCACGCGCACAGGCTCCGAGTGGATCCGGTCAACTTCCAG CTCCTGGCCCACTGCCTGCTGGTGACCCTGGCCCGCCACTACCCTGGGGACTTCAGCCCCACCATGCACGCTTCGCTAGACAAGTTCCTGAGCCACGTGAACTCGGTGCTGGTGTCCAAGTACCGCTGA